One window from the genome of Paraconexibacter algicola encodes:
- a CDS encoding TetR/AcrR family transcriptional regulator → MPAGSPRPLQQPPRAERRTLLARHFVEAVEPLLEAGETYADISVERLIKAVDISRSTFYVYFDDKGDLLGAMAQDVTRDLAEAGSGWFEFPVDATKDDLREAIRPLFETYRRHQLLLGAITEAAAYDPRVREQHLALVGQAVDGLKAQIQLQQRAGGAPAELDAQRTALWLTWMHERGLYQMVPSASAREVHKLLDAMVDLVWRTLYAGFHD, encoded by the coding sequence ATGCCCGCCGGCTCCCCGCGCCCCCTCCAGCAGCCCCCCAGGGCCGAGCGGCGGACGCTGCTGGCCCGCCACTTCGTCGAGGCCGTCGAGCCGCTGCTGGAGGCCGGGGAGACCTACGCGGACATCAGCGTCGAGCGGCTGATCAAGGCGGTCGACATCTCGCGGTCGACGTTCTACGTCTACTTCGACGACAAGGGCGACCTGCTCGGGGCGATGGCCCAGGACGTCACCCGCGATCTCGCGGAGGCCGGCTCCGGCTGGTTCGAGTTCCCCGTCGACGCCACGAAGGACGACCTGCGCGAGGCCATCCGGCCGCTGTTCGAGACCTACCGCCGCCACCAGCTGCTGCTCGGCGCGATCACGGAGGCGGCCGCCTACGACCCGCGCGTGCGCGAGCAGCACCTCGCGCTGGTGGGCCAGGCGGTCGACGGGCTGAAGGCGCAGATCCAGCTGCAGCAGCGGGCCGGCGGCGCCCCGGCCGAGCTCGACGCGCAGCGGACCGCCCTCTGGCTGACCTGGATGCACGAGCGCGGCCTCTACCAGATGGTCCCGAGCGCGTCCGCGCGCGAGGTGCACAAGCTGCTCGACGCGATGGTCGACCTCGTGTGGCGCACGCTGTATGCCGGCTTCCACGACTGA
- a CDS encoding TetR/AcrR family transcriptional regulator yields the protein MTRNPSKRRSARRAAVVAGLLEVVEELLDAGELYTDISVERLITAAGISRSTFYVYFEDKGALLLALAEDVVAKLVDTASAWWELPPDATRQDVEQALRQIMEVYRAHDSMWQALVDAAAYDPNVRASFHEIVGLASSQLARHIREGQKAGSVRPDLDPRRTADWLTWMTERGHHQLAAGATKAELTKLAKAQSAIVWYTLYEGAPSRS from the coding sequence GTGACCCGCAACCCCTCCAAACGCCGCAGCGCCCGTCGCGCCGCGGTCGTCGCGGGCCTCCTCGAGGTCGTCGAGGAGCTGCTCGACGCCGGCGAGCTCTACACCGACATCAGCGTCGAGCGGCTCATCACCGCGGCCGGCATCTCGCGCTCCACCTTCTACGTGTACTTCGAGGACAAGGGCGCGCTCCTGCTCGCCCTCGCGGAGGACGTCGTCGCCAAGCTCGTCGACACCGCGAGCGCCTGGTGGGAGCTGCCGCCGGACGCGACGCGCCAGGACGTCGAGCAGGCGCTGCGGCAGATCATGGAGGTCTATCGCGCGCACGACTCGATGTGGCAGGCCCTCGTCGACGCGGCGGCCTACGACCCCAACGTGCGCGCGTCGTTCCACGAGATCGTCGGCCTGGCCAGCAGCCAGCTCGCCCGGCACATCCGCGAGGGCCAGAAGGCCGGGTCGGTCCGCCCCGATCTCGACCCCCGGCGCACGGCCGACTGGCTGACGTGGATGACCGAGCGCGGGCACCACCAGCTCGCCGCCGGCGCCACGAAGGCCGAGCTCACGAAGCTCGCCAAGGCCCAGAGCGCGATCGTCTGGTACACGCTCTACGAGGGCGCCCCCAGCCGCAGCTGA